A genome region from Bacteroidales bacterium includes the following:
- a CDS encoding O-acetylhomoserine aminocarboxypropyltransferase/cysteine synthase: MSALSFETLQVHAGQEVDPTTHARAVPIYLTSSYVFEDAKDGADLFGLKKFGNIYTRLMNPTTDVFEKRIAALEGGLSALATSSGQSAQFIALNNILSAGDNFVSTSHLYGGTYNQFKNQFKRLGVDVRFTADDEPASFEKLIDDRTKALYLETIGNPDLNIPDFEAIAAVADRNGIPLIVDNTFGAGGFLFRPIEHGATIVVESATKWIGGHGTALGGVIVDSGKFNWGNGKFPEFTEPSDSYHGLVFWDVFGADGSFGNIAFTLRARVEGLRDWGNTPSPFNSFLLLQGLESLSLRVERHVANAQAVAEWLEKHPLVEYVNYPGLKSSRYHKLAEKYFPRGAGSVLTFKIKGEPSKADAFINNLELFSHLANVGDAKSLVIHPAATTHEQLSPEDQLAAGVIPGLLRLSIGIENIRDLIVDIEQSLQKL; encoded by the coding sequence ATGAGCGCTTTAAGTTTCGAAACATTACAGGTTCACGCAGGACAGGAAGTTGACCCCACTACCCATGCGAGAGCCGTACCCATATACCTTACTTCATCCTACGTTTTCGAGGATGCCAAAGACGGAGCCGATCTGTTTGGCCTGAAAAAATTCGGCAACATCTATACCCGCCTGATGAACCCCACTACAGACGTTTTTGAGAAACGTATTGCTGCGCTGGAAGGCGGATTGTCAGCGCTGGCAACCTCTTCGGGACAGTCGGCACAATTCATCGCACTGAACAATATCCTTTCGGCAGGCGATAATTTCGTATCCACGTCGCATCTTTATGGCGGCACGTACAACCAGTTCAAGAACCAGTTCAAACGGCTCGGTGTCGATGTACGCTTTACTGCCGATGACGAACCGGCATCATTCGAAAAGCTGATTGACGATAGAACGAAAGCCCTGTATCTGGAAACTATAGGTAATCCCGACCTTAATATACCCGACTTCGAAGCAATAGCAGCTGTTGCCGACCGGAACGGTATTCCCCTGATTGTTGACAACACATTCGGTGCAGGAGGTTTTCTGTTCCGTCCTATCGAACATGGCGCTACGATTGTAGTCGAAAGCGCTACCAAATGGATTGGCGGGCATGGAACGGCGCTAGGCGGAGTAATTGTCGACAGTGGTAAATTTAACTGGGGCAACGGGAAATTTCCCGAATTTACTGAACCTTCGGATAGCTATCACGGACTCGTATTCTGGGATGTATTCGGAGCGGACGGATCTTTCGGGAACATCGCTTTCACTTTGCGGGCACGTGTAGAAGGACTCCGCGACTGGGGAAATACCCCCAGTCCGTTCAATTCCTTCTTGCTTTTGCAGGGGCTCGAATCACTTTCGTTACGGGTTGAGCGTCATGTTGCCAATGCTCAGGCTGTTGCCGAATGGCTCGAGAAACATCCGCTGGTGGAATATGTCAATTATCCGGGGCTGAAAAGCAGCAGGTATCACAAATTGGCGGAAAAGTATTTTCCACGCGGTGCAGGTTCCGTACTCACCTTCAAAATAAAAGGCGAGCCTTCGAAAGCCGATGCATTTATCAACAACCTGGAATTGTTCAGTCACCTGGCCAATGTAGGTGATGCCAAATCGCTTGTCATTCATCCGGCAGCAACCACCCATGAGCAGCTTTCACCGGAAGACCAGTTGGCTGCCGGCGTTATTCCCGGACTGTTACGCCTTTCGATAGGTATCGAGAATATCAGGGACCTGATAGTGGATATTGAGCAGTCTTTACAAAAATTGTAA
- a CDS encoding alpha/beta hydrolase fold domain-containing protein: MKNRKHRFIFFGIISLFLVFPVWSQPRTLFRDVNKETLVYAVKDGKELFLDKYQPKKTSPKMPCVVFMFGGSFRSGMRNNHQYFDYFDDLSAKGYTVVSIDYRLGLKSASPRDAQEALMALKNAIDMAVDDLYDATNYILKHAMKWQVDPEKIIISGSSAGAIAVLQSEYERCNETTLASKLPAHFQYAGVIGFAGAVLSFDTLQYKNKPAPVLLFHGDCDDTVPFSKISMETVGFSGSGEISSLMYEAGLPYCLYQYVGSKHEIATSPMKNNLPEIQRFLELLVKEKQPLMLNVRIQESDKESTCPNLTIEDFIRSNFAHP; this comes from the coding sequence ATGAAAAATCGAAAACACAGATTCATTTTTTTTGGGATCATTTCTTTATTCCTTGTTTTTCCGGTCTGGTCACAACCAAGAACATTATTCAGGGATGTAAATAAGGAGACTTTAGTATATGCGGTAAAGGATGGGAAAGAGTTGTTTCTGGATAAATACCAGCCTAAAAAGACTTCGCCCAAAATGCCGTGTGTGGTGTTTATGTTTGGCGGTAGCTTCCGGTCGGGAATGAGGAACAATCATCAATATTTTGATTATTTCGATGATTTATCTGCAAAAGGATATACGGTTGTTTCGATAGATTACCGTTTGGGACTAAAGAGTGCAAGTCCCAGGGATGCCCAGGAGGCGCTTATGGCATTAAAAAATGCTATAGATATGGCAGTGGATGACCTGTATGATGCTACCAATTATATATTGAAACATGCGATGAAATGGCAGGTTGATCCTGAAAAAATCATTATCAGCGGATCAAGTGCGGGAGCTATTGCCGTTTTACAGTCCGAATATGAGAGATGCAATGAAACAACACTTGCATCCAAGCTGCCTGCGCATTTTCAATATGCAGGAGTGATCGGATTTGCAGGAGCCGTTTTGTCTTTTGACACATTACAGTATAAAAACAAGCCGGCACCGGTACTCTTATTTCATGGAGATTGCGATGATACGGTGCCTTTTTCCAAAATATCAATGGAAACAGTCGGTTTTTCCGGTTCAGGAGAGATCTCCTCCCTGATGTATGAAGCAGGTCTTCCGTACTGTTTGTATCAGTATGTCGGATCAAAACATGAAATAGCTACTTCCCCGATGAAAAATAATCTTCCTGAGATACAACGTTTTTTGGAGTTGCTGGTAAAAGAGAAACAGCCATTGATGTTGAATGTCCGGATTCAGGAGTCCGATAAAGAATCAACTTGTCCCAACCTGACCATAGAAGATTTTATCCGGTCCAATTTTGCACATCCATAA
- a CDS encoding TonB-dependent receptor yields the protein MKFSKKKKAILCFRHWDNKSFAAFKSLHKCVKIGVLCVTYSLSNISAQVPAQTDSTEVKAFSLDEVEVNAEALPDVFAQTGRTITQISRTDIEQAPVQSLTDILEFAPNVDLRQRGTYGTQADISIRGSSFDQTIVLLNGINISDPQTGHYTLNLPVDIESVEKIEILEGPAARIFGNNALGGAVNFVTGIQKNNYLKAGITGGQYGFYKALVSGALHSKQTSHHLAVSQTASDGYMANTDFKNLSIFTQNQWNNQLIPLDLQLGFTQKEFGANGFYGPKYPDQYEALNTFYAALKGATNGKIKISPSAYWRRNYDHYVLIRENPEAYQNFHYTDVYGANINFSLVSRVGKSSIGIISRGERIYSTNLGEDMGTPHKVPGQTDQWYTKTDQRNNLSLFAEQNLYIGKWSISAGLLFNHNNYIKDKIKVYPGIDLAFYPNHVFKIYTSVNQAMRLPTFTDLYYTGPMNMGNPDLKPEQCTEVELGTKMTLHSLTANIGYFYRNTTDAIDWIWLTDEQAWHTQNLTELHTHGISFNILWDVRRFTHKDFWLQSVSTYYNFMSSNKSADEYTSFYVLDYLKHKFNISITHRIIEKICVSWKIGWQDRNGSYFKYNIEDGSEVETPYEAFWQIDARIYRKTPHFNIFIEASNLTDKKHQDIGNITLPGIWARGGVIFTLGKAD from the coding sequence ATGAAATTTTCAAAAAAGAAGAAAGCGATTCTTTGCTTCAGGCATTGGGACAATAAGTCCTTCGCTGCATTTAAAAGTTTACACAAATGTGTAAAAATAGGAGTGTTGTGTGTCACCTATTCCTTATCCAACATCTCGGCACAAGTGCCGGCGCAAACAGATAGTACGGAAGTAAAAGCCTTCAGCCTGGATGAAGTGGAAGTAAATGCTGAAGCTTTACCGGATGTGTTTGCCCAGACAGGACGCACCATTACGCAAATATCCCGTACAGATATTGAGCAAGCGCCCGTACAAAGCCTTACAGACATTCTGGAATTTGCACCGAATGTCGACCTGAGACAACGAGGCACCTACGGAACACAAGCAGATATATCCATACGCGGATCATCTTTCGACCAAACTATTGTACTACTAAACGGGATCAATATCAGCGACCCACAAACAGGACACTACACGCTCAACCTACCTGTTGACATCGAATCAGTTGAAAAAATAGAAATACTTGAAGGCCCAGCCGCCCGGATTTTCGGGAATAACGCCCTGGGAGGAGCCGTAAATTTCGTGACGGGGATACAAAAGAACAACTATCTGAAGGCCGGAATAACGGGTGGACAATATGGGTTTTATAAAGCTTTAGTAAGCGGCGCTTTACATAGCAAACAAACATCACACCACCTGGCGGTATCACAAACGGCATCCGATGGCTATATGGCCAATACCGATTTCAAAAACCTCTCCATATTCACCCAAAACCAATGGAACAATCAACTTATCCCATTGGACCTGCAATTGGGTTTTACACAAAAAGAATTTGGTGCAAATGGTTTTTACGGGCCTAAGTACCCCGATCAGTATGAAGCACTGAATACATTCTATGCTGCATTAAAAGGAGCGACAAACGGAAAAATAAAGATTTCACCTTCCGCTTACTGGCGGCGCAATTATGATCACTATGTCCTCATCCGTGAAAATCCGGAAGCATACCAAAATTTCCATTATACAGATGTATACGGAGCCAATATTAATTTCTCCCTTGTAAGCCGGGTGGGAAAATCGAGTATCGGTATCATTTCCCGCGGCGAAAGAATTTACAGCACCAATCTGGGTGAGGATATGGGGACACCACATAAAGTCCCGGGGCAGACGGACCAATGGTATACCAAAACGGATCAAAGGAACAATCTCAGTCTTTTCGCCGAACAGAACCTGTATATCGGTAAATGGAGCATATCTGCCGGATTACTTTTCAACCACAATAATTATATCAAGGATAAAATCAAGGTTTATCCGGGCATTGACCTGGCTTTTTATCCCAACCATGTCTTCAAAATTTACACTTCAGTCAACCAGGCAATGCGATTGCCCACTTTTACCGACTTGTATTACACAGGTCCTATGAATATGGGAAATCCTGATTTAAAACCTGAACAATGTACCGAGGTAGAACTGGGAACAAAAATGACGCTTCATAGTTTAACTGCGAACATTGGTTATTTCTATCGCAATACTACTGATGCGATCGATTGGATATGGTTAACCGACGAACAGGCGTGGCATACCCAAAACCTGACCGAGTTGCATACACACGGAATTTCATTCAATATTCTATGGGATGTCCGGCGTTTTACCCATAAAGATTTCTGGTTACAATCGGTATCCACTTACTATAATTTTATGAGCAGTAATAAATCTGCGGATGAATATACCTCGTTTTATGTATTGGATTACCTGAAACATAAGTTCAATATCAGTATTACACACCGGATCATAGAAAAGATATGTGTCAGTTGGAAAATAGGATGGCAGGATCGTAACGGCAGTTACTTCAAATACAATATAGAAGACGGTTCGGAGGTTGAAACTCCGTATGAAGCTTTCTGGCAGATCGACGCTCGTATATACCGGAAAACGCCACATTTCAATATCTTCATCGAGGCTTCAAATCTTACTGATAAAAAACATCAGGATATTGGAAATATTACCCTTCCGGGAATATGGGCAAGAGGAGGTGTTATATTTACCTTAGGAAAAGCGGATTAA
- a CDS encoding response regulator transcription factor has protein sequence MRTYILADNQDITCEGLVSLILKEAPGTLIVHSPTIKRLLDSLRQYPDSVVVLDYTLFDFDSEQQMLNVIAGASNSSWLLFSDELSEQFLRYVLLSSPAISIVTKNDSLEVISEALLCVNRRERYICDWAEEILKRGVPKAKVPELLTVSEKSVLHEIALGKTTKEIAWEKHLSFHTVNTHRRNIFRKLGVNSVHEVVRYALKSGIINLTEYYI, from the coding sequence ATGAGAACGTATATACTGGCAGACAACCAAGATATTACCTGTGAAGGACTTGTTTCGCTTATCCTCAAAGAAGCGCCAGGCACCTTGATTGTTCATAGCCCTACGATAAAACGCCTACTCGACAGTCTCAGACAGTATCCCGATTCGGTGGTCGTGCTGGATTATACATTATTTGATTTCGATTCGGAGCAACAGATGCTCAACGTGATAGCAGGGGCAAGCAACTCCTCGTGGTTGCTTTTTTCCGATGAGCTTAGCGAACAGTTCCTGCGCTATGTACTGCTTTCCTCACCAGCAATCAGCATTGTAACTAAGAATGATTCCCTTGAGGTAATTTCGGAAGCTTTATTATGCGTTAACCGCCGGGAAAGATATATCTGCGATTGGGCCGAAGAAATACTGAAGAGAGGTGTGCCGAAAGCAAAAGTCCCGGAATTGCTGACGGTATCGGAAAAGTCAGTATTACATGAAATAGCTCTCGGGAAAACGACCAAAGAAATTGCGTGGGAGAAACACCTCAGTTTTCATACCGTAAATACCCACCGCAGGAACATATTCCGCAAACTCGGTGTTAACAGTGTTCATGAGGTCGTCAGGTATGCATTGAAGTCGGGTATTATTAATTTGACGGAATACTATATATGA
- a CDS encoding DUF4837 family protein produces the protein MKTRSLFQVFICILLGWGMISCNLEKKTLPEARGKQGEVVVVINRDLWTGATGDSIRRYLAYHVVGLPYGEPMFSLLQQDALSGFTQQVRNILMITIDPGYESGMLIPKTNAYARNQLVLNVGAPSADSVVACIDRYKDVIVAKFLENDRNSYIDYYSRVVDNKFTEKVQEKFQVDITIPKEYSLDVDKDDFLCFAREERDMSMGILLWKEPYVSKEQLDTEQLIMKMNSMTKKYITGDPPGSYMADEPMVSPVVKRYMKKEVYCVQLNGLWQMENGFMGGPYVNVSIVDEKRGQIVTGMGYVFFPRKEKRDYVRQLEAILYTMVPSVN, from the coding sequence ATGAAAACAAGATCATTATTTCAAGTATTCATTTGTATTCTCCTCGGATGGGGAATGATTTCATGTAACCTGGAAAAGAAAACCTTACCTGAAGCCAGAGGAAAACAAGGAGAGGTCGTTGTTGTGATCAACAGGGATCTTTGGACAGGCGCCACGGGTGATTCCATCCGTCGTTACCTTGCATATCATGTTGTGGGACTGCCTTACGGAGAGCCTATGTTTTCATTATTACAGCAGGATGCATTGTCAGGATTCACCCAACAAGTGCGTAATATACTGATGATTACCATCGATCCAGGCTATGAATCGGGAATGCTGATTCCTAAAACGAACGCATATGCCAGGAATCAGTTGGTGCTTAATGTCGGTGCTCCGTCAGCAGATTCAGTGGTGGCCTGTATCGATAGGTATAAAGATGTGATTGTTGCTAAATTCCTTGAAAACGACAGGAATAGCTACATCGATTATTACAGTAGGGTAGTGGATAACAAATTTACAGAGAAAGTTCAGGAAAAATTCCAGGTAGATATCACCATCCCGAAAGAATATTCGCTGGATGTGGACAAAGATGATTTTTTATGCTTCGCACGTGAAGAAAGGGATATGAGCATGGGGATATTGTTATGGAAAGAACCATATGTTTCCAAAGAGCAGCTGGATACCGAACAACTGATCATGAAAATGAATTCGATGACTAAAAAATATATTACCGGAGATCCTCCCGGTTCATATATGGCGGATGAGCCGATGGTTTCCCCGGTAGTGAAAAGATACATGAAAAAAGAGGTGTATTGTGTCCAGTTGAATGGCTTGTGGCAGATGGAAAATGGTTTTATGGGAGGGCCTTATGTCAATGTAAGTATTGTCGATGAAAAACGCGGGCAGATCGTAACCGGAATGGGGTATGTATTTTTTCCGCGTAAAGAAAAACGGGATTATGTCCGTCAGTTGGAAGCAATTCTGTATACGATGGTTCCTTCTGTTAACTAA
- a CDS encoding phosphoadenylyl-sulfate reductase produces the protein MRNGRCGNDKSNGEHKRNHKPTLNINKSNMQDLVNKLNRKFTSETPENLLHHFINEFDEKIALSSSLGPEDQVLTDMILKIKKDTSIFTLDTGRLFPETYSLIDRTNMHYGIKMHIFFPDYQMIQEMVSTNGVNLFYESIEKRKLCCRIRKLEPLKRAFAGLKAWICGLRREQSVTRQDMKLIEWDETNGLIKVNPLIDWTEKQVWDYLYKYNVPYNKLHDKSFPSIGCQPCTRMVKPGEDARSGRWWWESPENRECGLHKR, from the coding sequence ATTCGAAACGGTCGGTGCGGGAATGATAAAAGTAATGGAGAACACAAACGAAACCATAAACCAACGTTAAATATCAATAAATCAAACATGCAGGATTTAGTGAATAAACTGAATAGAAAATTTACTTCGGAAACACCGGAAAATCTCTTACATCATTTTATAAATGAATTTGATGAAAAAATAGCACTCTCTTCAAGCCTTGGTCCCGAGGATCAGGTATTAACGGACATGATATTGAAAATTAAGAAAGATACTTCCATTTTTACCCTTGATACCGGTCGGCTTTTCCCGGAAACGTATAGCCTGATTGACCGAACAAACATGCATTATGGTATAAAAATGCATATATTTTTCCCCGATTACCAGATGATTCAGGAAATGGTTTCCACTAACGGCGTCAACCTTTTTTATGAAAGCATCGAAAAACGGAAACTTTGTTGCCGCATACGTAAACTGGAACCATTGAAACGCGCTTTTGCCGGACTAAAAGCATGGATATGCGGTTTGCGCCGCGAACAATCTGTAACACGGCAGGATATGAAGCTGATTGAATGGGACGAAACAAACGGCCTGATAAAGGTCAACCCGCTGATTGATTGGACTGAAAAACAGGTTTGGGATTATCTGTACAAATACAATGTACCTTATAATAAGCTGCACGATAAAAGTTTTCCGAGTATCGGCTGCCAGCCCTGTACGCGGATGGTAAAACCCGGCGAGGATGCCCGTTCGGGACGTTGGTGGTGGGAATCGCCGGAAAATAGGGAATGTGGATTACATAAACGTTAA
- the murA gene encoding UDP-N-acetylglucosamine 1-carboxyvinyltransferase — translation MATFKIEGGHPLRGDLSPQGAKNEALQVICACLLTEEKVIIRNIPRISDVNVLMELLVDLGVSVKQIGPNDFEFCAREVNVDILNDPEIQKKAASLRGSILIIGPMLARFGKGIIARPGGDKIGRRRLDTHFFGFEKLGASFTYDSKKGCFHVSGKSLKGNYMLLDEASVTGTGNILMAAVMARGITTIYNAACEPYIQQLCRMLLSMGAKISGIGSNLLTIEGVERLGGCEHMLLPDMIEVGSFIGLAAMTGSEITIKNVAYDQLGIIPDSFERLGIQMERRGDDIYIPRHKEYAIETFIDGSIMTIADAIWPGLTPDLLSVFLVVAVQASGSVLIHQKMFESRLFFVDKLIDMGARIILCDPHRATVIGLGNKQRLKGTVMTSPDIRAGVALLIAALSAEGTSIIHNIEQIDRGYESIDVRLNNIGAKISRIED, via the coding sequence ATGGCAACATTTAAAATAGAAGGCGGACATCCTCTTCGCGGAGATTTATCTCCTCAAGGTGCAAAAAATGAGGCTTTACAGGTGATCTGTGCCTGCCTGCTGACTGAAGAAAAGGTGATCATCCGTAATATACCAAGGATCAGTGATGTGAACGTCCTGATGGAATTATTGGTAGATTTGGGTGTATCTGTGAAACAAATCGGGCCAAATGATTTTGAATTCTGTGCCAGGGAGGTGAACGTCGATATATTGAACGATCCGGAAATACAAAAGAAAGCAGCGTCTTTGAGGGGATCGATATTGATCATTGGTCCTATGCTCGCCCGTTTCGGAAAAGGGATCATCGCCCGCCCCGGTGGCGATAAGATAGGGCGAAGACGATTGGATACCCATTTTTTTGGATTTGAGAAACTGGGCGCCAGTTTTACCTATGATTCCAAGAAAGGATGTTTTCATGTATCAGGAAAATCATTGAAAGGCAATTATATGCTGCTGGATGAAGCTTCTGTCACGGGTACGGGGAATATATTGATGGCTGCCGTGATGGCAAGGGGGATCACAACAATATACAATGCAGCATGTGAACCGTATATTCAGCAACTCTGCCGGATGTTATTGAGTATGGGTGCGAAAATAAGCGGGATCGGTTCCAATCTGTTGACCATTGAAGGGGTGGAGCGGTTAGGCGGTTGCGAACATATGTTGCTTCCTGATATGATTGAAGTGGGAAGTTTTATCGGACTGGCTGCCATGACCGGTTCCGAAATTACCATTAAAAATGTGGCCTATGATCAATTGGGAATTATTCCAGATTCATTTGAACGCCTTGGTATTCAGATGGAGCGACGTGGTGATGATATTTATATACCCCGCCATAAGGAATATGCCATAGAAACGTTCATCGACGGTTCCATCATGACGATCGCCGATGCCATATGGCCCGGACTGACCCCTGATTTATTGAGTGTTTTTCTGGTTGTCGCTGTACAGGCTTCGGGAAGTGTACTCATACACCAGAAAATGTTTGAAAGCCGTTTGTTCTTTGTCGATAAGCTGATTGATATGGGGGCAAGGATCATCCTTTGTGATCCGCACCGAGCGACAGTGATCGGTCTGGGAAACAAACAGCGGCTGAAAGGAACGGTGATGACCTCTCCTGATATCCGGGCAGGTGTAGCATTATTGATCGCTGCATTAAGCGCCGAAGGAACCAGTATTATTCATAATATAGAACAGATCGACCGCGGGTACGAAAGTATTGACGTGCGTCTGAACAATATCGGGGCAAAAATTTCCAGAATAGAAGATTAA
- a CDS encoding DUF4290 domain-containing protein yields the protein MEYNTSQKKLILPEYGRHVHLMVQYAVQIKDRDERNMAARAIIGVMGNLQPHLRDTPDFKHKLWDHLFIISGFKLDIDAPYPIPSAEELEERPDTVPYPQAHIRQKHYGKILVDMIREAAKIEEPELQHSLVQLLANQMKKTYVAWNRSEVANEQILQDIWDISDGKIKMEPESIHFFEPMAAESSFQNAKTKKKKGVGRK from the coding sequence ATGGAATACAATACCTCTCAGAAAAAATTGATTTTACCTGAATATGGCCGTCATGTACATTTGATGGTACAATATGCAGTTCAGATAAAAGACCGGGATGAACGGAATATGGCTGCACGGGCCATCATTGGTGTGATGGGAAATTTACAGCCACATTTACGTGATACTCCTGATTTTAAGCATAAGCTTTGGGATCATCTTTTTATCATATCCGGGTTTAAGCTGGATATTGATGCGCCTTACCCGATACCATCAGCCGAAGAATTGGAAGAAAGGCCGGACACAGTACCTTATCCGCAGGCTCATATTCGTCAAAAGCATTATGGAAAGATCCTGGTTGATATGATTCGGGAAGCTGCCAAGATAGAAGAACCCGAATTGCAGCATTCGCTGGTCCAGTTATTGGCCAACCAGATGAAAAAGACCTATGTCGCATGGAACAGAAGCGAGGTCGCCAATGAACAAATCCTGCAGGATATATGGGATATTTCCGACGGTAAAATAAAAATGGAGCCCGAATCCATTCATTTTTTTGAGCCGATGGCGGCAGAGTCCTCTTTCCAGAACGCAAAAACGAAAAAAAAGAAGGGTGTCGGCCGTAAATGA
- the hemH gene encoding ferrochelatase, whose amino-acid sequence RYIKLCTMYGGTFPLIKFGEYNRQQLQELLEGRATVFFATAYGNPSIKNTVKEICDRHFSSIFILPLFPHYASSSTEVVLEKTRKYIQQNKPGLQAGHITSFYRNHLFIEAFADRILSYHPEGYDHILFCYHSLPLKHIRAVENTEYCYTTACHETTRLIARRLSLEDGHYETVFQSRMSDQWQGPFAKERIIDIARSGNKKILLVAPSFVSDCLETALELGVEYQELFIRNGGKELRLVESLNHHPQWIRCLENICRDNGI is encoded by the coding sequence CGCTACATAAAATTATGTACCATGTACGGGGGAACATTCCCTCTGATCAAATTCGGTGAATATAACCGGCAACAACTACAGGAACTTCTGGAAGGAAGAGCAACCGTTTTTTTTGCAACTGCATATGGAAACCCATCTATAAAAAACACAGTAAAAGAAATTTGCGACAGGCATTTTTCCAGTATATTCATATTACCGTTGTTCCCCCATTATGCATCATCTTCCACAGAGGTGGTCCTGGAAAAAACGAGAAAATACATCCAACAGAATAAGCCCGGATTACAAGCTGGACACATTACTTCTTTTTACCGCAACCATCTGTTCATCGAAGCGTTTGCCGACCGCATCCTATCCTATCACCCTGAAGGGTACGATCATATTCTTTTCTGTTACCACAGTCTTCCCCTGAAGCACATCCGGGCCGTGGAAAATACGGAATATTGTTATACCACAGCCTGCCATGAGACCACCCGCCTTATTGCCCGTCGGTTATCTTTGGAAGACGGGCATTACGAAACAGTATTTCAATCAAGGATGAGTGACCAATGGCAAGGTCCTTTTGCCAAAGAACGGATCATAGATATCGCTCGTTCGGGTAATAAAAAGATCTTGCTTGTTGCTCCATCTTTTGTCTCCGATTGTCTGGAAACGGCTCTGGAACTGGGTGTGGAATACCAGGAACTATTCATTCGAAACGGAGGAAAAGAACTAAGGCTGGTGGAAAGCCTGAACCATCATCCTCAATGGATCAGATGCCTGGAAAATATATGCCGGGATAATGGGATCTGA
- the cysK gene encoding cysteine synthase A, protein MANIANKLTDLVGNTPLLELSSFAEAHAAQAHLIAKLEYFNPLGSVKDRIALAMVEDAEYHGILKPGTVIIEPTSGNTGIGLAFIAAVKKYRLILTMPETMSIERRNLLKALGAELVLTPGNEGMKGAIDKAEKLTKEISGAVILQQFENPANPAVHVRTTAEEIWRDTGGKVDIFIAGVGTGGTVSGVGKRLKELNPEVQIIAVEPADSPVLSGGTSGPHKIQGIGAGFVPKVYDATVVDRIIPVANDDAIRTSRELAKSEGLLVGISSGAAVYAASQLAALPGNKNKNIIIVLPDTGERYLSTLLYAFEEYPL, encoded by the coding sequence ATGGCAAATATAGCAAATAAATTGACAGATCTTGTGGGTAACACCCCGTTACTGGAACTCTCTTCTTTTGCGGAAGCACATGCTGCCCAGGCTCACCTCATAGCCAAGCTGGAGTATTTTAATCCGCTCGGCAGTGTCAAAGACCGTATTGCATTAGCCATGGTCGAAGACGCCGAATACCACGGAATACTGAAGCCAGGCACGGTAATCATAGAACCTACCAGCGGAAATACAGGCATTGGACTCGCTTTTATAGCAGCGGTGAAAAAATACCGGCTGATCCTCACCATGCCTGAGACCATGAGTATCGAGCGACGTAACCTTCTTAAGGCATTGGGAGCAGAACTGGTCTTAACTCCGGGGAATGAGGGAATGAAAGGTGCCATTGACAAAGCCGAAAAGCTGACAAAGGAAATTTCCGGTGCCGTTATATTGCAACAGTTCGAAAATCCGGCCAATCCTGCAGTACACGTTCGTACCACTGCTGAAGAAATATGGCGCGATACTGGCGGAAAGGTAGATATTTTTATTGCTGGTGTCGGAACGGGAGGAACTGTCAGCGGAGTTGGCAAACGACTTAAAGAATTAAACCCCGAGGTCCAGATTATTGCTGTAGAGCCGGCTGACTCTCCCGTACTTTCCGGCGGAACCTCCGGACCACACAAGATACAGGGAATCGGTGCAGGATTTGTTCCTAAAGTCTATGATGCCACTGTCGTTGACCGGATTATTCCTGTTGCAAATGACGATGCTATAAGGACAAGCCGCGAACTGGCTAAATCTGAAGGATTACTGGTCGGTATTTCTTCCGGGGCAGCAGTATATGCCGCTTCTCAACTTGCTGCTTTACCCGGAAATAAAAATAAGAACATCATTATAGTCCTTCCTGATACAGGGGAAAGGTATTTATCCACGTTATTGTATGCTTTCGAAGAGTATCCGTTGTAG